DNA sequence from the Methylacidiphilum kamchatkense Kam1 genome:
AGATTGATTATTCTTAACTGGAAGAGAAGGCAAATCGCAAAAATAAAAATTTGCCTTCTCTTTCCATGTAATTAACAGGAGCAGACTGATTTTATAACAAAAATTAAAGACGATGGATAAATAATATGATGATATTATTATAACTTTTTAAATATCAAATACTTGTGTATAATCAAAATGTTTTCATAATGCATGAAAACATACAAGAATCATGATCCAAATAGGGGAAAGAGAATCAAAGAAGCATTAAGTGCTCGATTATGTAATAAACAGCTCGCTTTAGCTAAAGAACTAGGAATACACGAATGCACCATATGTCGATGGCAACAGGGAAAAAGTATTTCTTTAAAACATGCTGCACTGTTATGCGAAAAATTAGATATTTCTATGGATTGGTTAATACTTGGCAGAGGAGAAATGAATTTTCACCACAATGGCAAGAACGGTTATAGCTTCCAGAAGATTGACTTAAAGGAGGTAGAGGAGTTTCGCAAATTACCAGAAGACATCTATCAAGCTTTGATGAGCCTGTTAAAAGAAATATCAAAAAGACTATAAGTGCCGTTAGAACTTATTGCTGTAGTCCAAATCCAATCATGATTGTTTTATGAGGAGAAAAAACAAGCTACTAGTAAAGGATGGTTTCAGAAAGAAAGCTAAAATAGGATTTTGATCCTATTTTCCTATTCTATAGAATCTCTACGATTGGATGCATTGAAGGCTATATGGATCATCAGATTGGGAAAAAACTATTTTTACTATTAAAAGAGTAAGGGAATCGATTCGATCAGAAAAGACCCTGAAAAGGGATCTTTTTTTTCCTTGATAACATGATGATCGAGGTGACTTCTTTTTTGATGTACCTTTTCCATAAACTTCATCAAAACACACTCCTAGTACACTCTTTGAGTAGGCAATTGAAATTTGGCAGATTATTACTTAGTCCTACCCTACAGGACATGCAAAAGGAATTATTGAGTGGACATTCACTTAATCTTCAAATTATAGCTAAGACTGTATCACTTCAATCTAGCAGCTTCATCAAACGTTTTGTTTTCAAAAAAAATTTAGAACTTATAAAGAAGAAACCTGTCATATGCCAATCTGGCTGACCAAAGACTTAAGAAAAACCCTTGGAGAAGAAGTCAAACAGTGCGACTCCTTAAGTCTTCTTTTGGATAAATTTCCTTTTTTGGATTTTAAAATTAAGGAATATCGGCTTTTTTCTTTAGCTCGAGTCGTTTAGTGGAAATTCCTCCATAAAAGTACAAAGCCTGATTCAATCACTAGAAAAGGAAAAAAAAAAAACATCTATTGAACCAGAACCATAAGGAAAAATAGCGAAAAAATAGCGGATATAGAGAATAAATTATAAATACTCAAGTCCTTTCCTGAAAGCCCAATTAATTGTCACTATCAAAAACTATTCTCCTGGTTCCAAAGTTTTTTTTCTAATGCTGACAATAATTTTCTAAATAACAATGTTCTTTTCGGTCAACTAAGATCTCGATTAATGGTTAATATGGCCTGGGGAGTTTTAGAAAATGCCGGGTTATGCTTGGACCGATTCGGAATCCCTTATATCCCTAGTAGCGCAGTCAATGGGGGTGCGCAAAAAGAATGGCAATACAGAATCTTCTTAACAGCAAAGATAAGGAGAAGAAAAAAGAGCTGCTTCTTCAGATTGAAAAATCTTTGGATGGTCTAGTGAA
Encoded proteins:
- a CDS encoding helix-turn-helix domain-containing protein; the encoded protein is MKTYKNHDPNRGKRIKEALSARLCNKQLALAKELGIHECTICRWQQGKSISLKHAALLCEKLDISMDWLILGRGEMNFHHNGKNGYSFQKIDLKEVEEFRKLPEDIYQALMSLLKEISKRL